One genomic window of Melitaea cinxia chromosome 10, ilMelCinx1.1, whole genome shotgun sequence includes the following:
- the LOC123657190 gene encoding leucine-rich repeat extensin-like protein 3 codes for MQQPCCCQSSPLALPAPPAPPIYVSLPTPPPICVTPPPLPPLLIEVPLPPPITLTPPPMPPLCITPPPLPPMTITPPPSPPLCVSPPPLPPMCVTPPTPPALYVNPPIPPPIMIELPMPPPIMIELPPILVQPPPLPPVMVQPPALPPLPVQPPPLPPMMIQPPTPPPMVIQPPPPGPITIQPPCPEPIYVQPPAPCPISVQPPPLPPICVQPPPPPPLCVQPPPPEPFCLQPPPPPPICFSPNPCSGAPPCGCGLPSSAMATPIYL; via the coding sequence ATGCAACAGCCCTGCTGCTGTCAGTCATCGCCCTTAGCGCTCCCTGCGCCTCCAGCTCCACCCATCTATGTATCTCTCCCGACACCTCCTCCGATATGTGTCACCCCACCTCCTTTGCCCCCCTTGCTCATTGAAGTGCCGTTACCCCCACCGATAACATTAACACCTCCACCAATGCCACCACTTTGTATTACTCCGCCACCCTTACCCCCTATGACGATAACACCACCGCCCTCGCCACCTTTATGCGTGAGCCCTCCACCGCTACCACCAATGTGCGTAACGCCACCGACGCCGCCGGCTCTGTACGTTAATCCTCCGATTCCGCCTCCAATAATGATCGAGCTCCCCATGCCGCCGCCAATCATGATCGAGTTACCGCCGATTTTAGTCCAACCACCCCCATTACCACCAGTAATGGTTCAGCCACCTGCACTACCACCTCTACCTGTGCAGCCGCCTCCACTGCCGCCAATGATGATTCAGCCACCGACGCCACCACCAATGGTTATCCAGCCACCTCCACCGGGACCTATTACGATCCAACCACCTTGCCCCGAACCGATTTACGTGCAGCCACCTGCCCCATGTCCAATCAGCGTCCAGCCTCCACCGCTGCCCCCTATTTGTGTTCAACCCCCTCCACCTCCCCCTCTATGCGTCCAACCTCCCCCTCCGGAACCGTTCTGCCTCCAGCCGCCTCCGCCGCCACCAATTTGCTTCTCACCAAACCCTTGCTCTGGAGCTCCTCCATGCGGCTGCGGATTGCCTTCTTCAGCGATGGCTACTccgatttatttataa